CTTGAATTCCACTGCAAATTTTCAGATGGAGAATCAACTTTATCAGGACAACAAATCCCAGGAGAATCAATCTCATTGCTCCGACAAGATACAATTTCAAACCATATCCCAGAAGGAAATCTTCTTCGCCTCACCAACCAAAGGAAAATTTTGATACAAGGTGTAGCATGAATAACAGAGATAATGACCTCAATCAGTATACAGATGAGGCTGATAGATGAGTTCAGAATGCTAAAGAAGATATAGAAAACAGATGTTGTTGGTAATAGAAGTAAGAGCAGTGTAAACAGAAGAGATCCAAGAACATGTTGCTTCACAGTGTAGTCATAGCTGTCTAATCTTTGACGAAGAGGATTCCATTTCTGACCCCTGCAAACCAATGATCAATAATGTGAACAACGTGAAACAGGagaaatgaaaatcaattaaatatgacataaatatatGCAGAAAATCCCGGAACATTTGTTATCTAAATCTAGCAATAAAGCGAAGAAACAGATATTTTATGCCTTAAAGTTCTGTATTCCAAAGAAAATTGAAATGTAGCCCAAGTGCACAAACTGATCTCCTTTAGAGAATCAAATGTTGATTCTCATCAACCAAATATAGAGAAAATCATCTTCATTACTACCAAAATCCTCATATCTTTTGCAGAGGAAGTCTCCAAAACTTCAACACCAGTTCCTTCGAAAATAGTACTTCACTTTCTACGACAAAAATAATAGTTCTTTCATCTAAATTCATGGTAGAAGTAATCTACCAAAAATTGCACTTGAGCTAATCTACCATAAAAATCGCCCCAGCCATAAAAACAACCAGAGCCACATATAGTAACCAGACACCCACTCCTTGTCGACCTCTTGGATGATAATAGGGACCAAAAATTGCATCACTTAGGATAACATTTCCACTTCAAATTAGCACTCaagctaaaatgaaaaatcaaagatGTCCATGATATTAGAGaatatgtaaaatttttttgaaccaGATGGCAAAGAGATGGGCAAGTTTCTCTGATGTACAGGCTCCACACCCACATCCCCTGTTAATACCAAGGCACTGTCCATCTACCAAAAGCTGCTCTCATTTCCTCCCACAAGCCAACTCTCAGTTATCGTCTGTAGGACCATAAACCCCAAAAAACACCCACACAAAACATCTTTCAACATTAAAAAGCATGCAAAACGGCCAAGAAGTTCCCTATTGCAACTTCTGTCTTCTCAACCACCCTCTGTCCCACATTAGTTCCCATTAATCTAATAAAAGTTCATGATTATTACAATTCCCAGGTggaattttgaacttttgaaaAGTTGTAAAAGCTAAATCAAGAAAGCAGAATCACAAAGTATTACCTGAAAAGGCGCCACAAAGCTGCTAATGCCTGTATCTGCATTGAATATATACCTGAGAGCAACCAATGAAGAGTTGACACGTGCAAAGTTGCCAGTAAAAGTATGTCTATGATCAAAGCAGCAGGAATTGTCATCCCAAAAAGAATCCCTGATATTGCAAGTCCTTTAATGACATAAATGGAAAGGAAACCCACAAAGACCCAGAGGGTAGACCATATTTGGATTGCATTAAGAGAAATCATGCCAAGAACTCCTGCCAGTTCCGTGTTTAACTTGAAACCTGCAGGGACTCCCATTAACCAAACACAACCTGTCCGCAACAAATTGTTTGTAATGTCATTGGCAAAGTTCATAACCCACAAGCAAGCAGATTCTGCATTGTATAACAGTGCCACACCAATCAAGTTTCCCAAGAGAACATCAAGAGCTAAACTTGACCACATGGAATGCTTAtgtaatgcagctttctccgcATATTCAACGCATGATAGAGACCTTACAAATCCAAAACTGCAGTTCATGAGTTGGGAAAAATAGGAACCTACTGCAAATGATGAATACAGCAACTAAACAAGAGAAAATTAGCTTGATTCAGAAGGCAAAACATATACATTTCCTTCAAGATCTCATACGCTTAAAATAGCAACCAAGGGGGGTGTTTATAGGAcataaaatctaaaattttactaaaatgtttaaatttaataaGGGAAAGGTggaaaattaattgaaaatcaaaatgGCTTTGCCCCTAACATTAGCTTCAAATGTATATATCTCACCAAATACTGAGATGTGGTAGCAAATAGCATTTAAAACCTAATGTATAAATCAACGGGCatgtttgttaatttcttttgggggtattttctgtattttgtttggaaaaatgttataatgtaaaataaaggtGAAAACAATTTTGGGTCTTTTGTGAGTGtattgtgttttgaattgtttgttaatgtttttgtttcaaaaacaaagaagaaaattttaacaaatgaaGCCAACAATTCCCAAGCATTCTTCATAAAGCCTCATCTTACCTCAGGCCATTTTCTTGAAGGAAGATTGGCCAATACAAGATCTGGCAGCAGCGGATTCGTATATGTATTAATGTAGAATTGAATATCTTTGCCACTGTAATGTACATCCATGATTGTGATATGGAACTCAACAGGCTATGGAGAAGCTGAAGAATGACGTAAAATAAAGTTGACAATGAAGCCATGGACATTGCAAGTAGTTGCCACATGAAGGTAAGCAACCTGAAAAGCCACATCATGGACCATCAAATATTGCAAAGTGGGATGGAAGAAGGGAGAAGGTGGGATGCACGACTAGAGTCTTAAAGAGAATACCTGCAAATGATGGAAAACCAAACAAAGGATCTCCCAGTGGCCACATGTCTCTCGAAAAGAATTTTTGCAGCAGCGGCACTGTTAATTGCCAATATTACGGTATCCTGTAGATAATGAATTGAAAAGGCATATTGATAAGCAGTCTAAAGGTCTGAATAGACAAAAAGATTTGTGGGTTCTTTTACCAAGTCtaatagttttttcttttggtgaaGTTCATCAACCCACTTCGGCCTCTTGAAAGGAGCTTTCACTTGCTCACACAAATTCCAAAGATGCAGGGAGAAGTGATGAACACCATATGATGGAGTTTCATATAGTATCACCTGCATTgttcaaacaaaagaaaggaGAGTAATCACAACTAACAACTACTGcttcaaaagaagaagagctggaaaaaaaaaagggtggggaGGGGGAGGAGCATGCAGTAGAAGCCATGACTTACATACGTGGACATCACACGGAAACACTACTTCCCCATTCCAGTGAACGTGATGCAATTTAGGAATCCAATAAATTTCTCCACCACACTGTTCATAAAAATCATTTGCCACCTGGATCCAATTACTATTTCGAATAGAAGCTTGATTACATTGCTCTAGTAATCCATCAAGTTTGTGGCAGCCACAGGCCAATTGTCCATAATTTTCTCTGAATATACCTCTTTTGTTCTGTATACAAGCATTGCCACAAGTAGAGTTTCTTTGATCTTTTATTCCAGAGCTTAACAAGAGGCCAGCACTGCTAACATCGACAACGTGCTGACCCAGCATACAGAGCGATGATTTGTCCTGTAGGGATTTGGGCATGTTCCCATTTGTGCCGTGGAGGATTCCCTAACAAAAAGCAGTTCACACTGTCAAAttcatttttcatattaaaaacactttcaagTAGccaactaaaaagaaaaataatgtggTTATGGTTCCCAGAACAAGGGCAACCTTCATTCTAGAGTTGTTACATACCTCAACATTTACCAAACCAAATATTTTCCTCAATACCCACCCAACCACTGCTTTGAATTGGATTTCTCATCAGTCAGTATATATTCCTCTTTTTTTAAAGCTTCTTGTAGTGAgatcaaaaattgaaaatcactGAGTTTAGGGCTAccataataaaataagaaagatcATAATGCCCTCTAAATAAGATTCTATAACAGAGACCCTAAAACAATacacttaatttaaaacaaTACTTGTTTTGCAGGCTTTGATAAAGCATAGTAGGTCCCTTAAAAGCCCCACAAAGTGTTCCTCCCATTTGGAGACTTGTTGATGTCACGAGCTGAGGACGCACTACCACATGAATGATACCCAAAAATACTAGTCACAATTGAGGCTCCTGGTGCACTAGTCATATTTGCATGataccccaaaatgactagtcacaATTGAGGCTCCACAATCATTTATACAGCCCATATCAATCCAAAATACACTCGATATAAAGGACTCAATACACGCTAGCACCCAACGCCCTCTCAGTCTGAATCCTTGGAATACCACAATTGATCATTTGGATTGATATGGCATAATTGAATGAACCCTTTTAACGAAAGAGTTTGCCCTTTTGTCTTGTCAAGGAAAAATAGGGCTTGTCAAGCCCTTcccaaatcttttttattttttctccattttatcTTGATGGATAAGTCCTTTTCTAGTTCTCGTACGTCACAAATCACATGATAGTTCATTTAAATATCAGTAACTATAACTTGTCAAGCTTTTCAACCAATATATCTGAATGTTGTCTCAATTAGTTATTCCATTTAAGATGGAAACTAGCAAGGAGTCattgaacaaagaaaaacaaacataagGGGTACAATATTCTCAAGCATTACCATTGTCCCGAAAATGGATTATATAGAGTGAACGAAATAGGAGaacatttgaaagaaaagagcTTCTTCTAAGTATGCTTCAGAATAGGTTTCCAAGCTTAATGTATTAGTGGATGTCCACTGAAGCCAGTCTGCATACCACTTGGTTGGTCTTCTTGGATTTTTTATACGTACAAATGTAATTCTTGGGGTTCCCTACTACACTACCCCTGTACTTTATTTCCCTCTTTTTCAATAAATATCCAAAAATCTAATGCATATCCTTAAAACAAACCCCAAATATCAAAGCAAGCATTAATGTCTACAAGAATGAGAATGAGACGCACAGCACCCTAAACACCTCTACCTTGCCCACAttgtgaaaagagaaaaataagcaaTCCTTCTTAACATCATCTACCATTTTGCGGCCAACATTGATCTACAATTTCTTCACCAGGAGCACCTTATTTCCAAA
Above is a genomic segment from Corylus avellana chromosome ca9, CavTom2PMs-1.0 containing:
- the LOC132162586 gene encoding uncharacterized protein LOC132162586 isoform X1, whose product is MRRKCRIWWPKLLSSSEPLSSSLLFGWFLSSSSSASLDIVVAFACSEVSLSHNRSSLEGILHGTNGNMPKSLQDKSSLCMLGQHVVDVSSAGLLLSSGIKDQRNSTCGNACIQNKRGIFRENYGQLACGCHKLDGLLEQCNQASIRNSNWIQVANDFYEQCGGEIYWIPKLHHVHWNGEVVFPCDVHVILYETPSYGVHHFSLHLWNLCEQVKAPFKRPKWVDELHQKKKLLDLDTVILAINSAAAAKILFERHVATGRSFVWFSIICRLLTFMWQLLAMSMASLSTLFYVILQLLHSLLSSISQSWMYITVAKIFNSTLIHIRIRCCQILYWPIFLQENGLSFGFVRSLSCVEYAEKAALHKHSMWSSLALDVLLGNLIGVALLYNAESACLWVMNFANDITNNLLRTGCVWLMGVPAGFKLNTELAGVLGMISLNAIQIWSTLWVFVGFLSIYVIKGLAISGILFGMTIPAALIIDILLLATLHVSTLHWLLSGIYSMQIQALAALWRLFRGQKWNPLRQRLDSYDYTVKQHVLGSLLFTLLLLLLPTTSVFYIFFSILNSSISLICILIEVIISVIHATPCIKIFLWLVRRRRFPSGIWFEIVSCRSNEIDSPGICCPDKVDSPSENLQWNSSGEKSSILVSFIRSNFSSIGEVVLPHYRNVFSGVSGSFVAKSIHGVLTGKRVSSRLGTFLPPPLPWMFIPYKEYWHLCYDSILACCRT
- the LOC132162586 gene encoding uncharacterized protein LOC132162586 isoform X3, which encodes MSTYVILYETPSYGVHHFSLHLWNLCEQVKAPFKRPKWVDELHQKKKLLDLDTVILAINSAAAAKILFERHVATGRSFVWFSIICRLLTFMWQLLAMSMASLSTLFYVILQLLHSLLSSISQSWMYITVAKIFNSTLIHIRIRCCQILYWPIFLQENGLSFGFVRSLSCVEYAEKAALHKHSMWSSLALDVLLGNLIGVALLYNAESACLWVMNFANDITNNLLRTGCVWLMGVPAGFKLNTELAGVLGMISLNAIQIWSTLWVFVGFLSIYVIKGLAISGILFGMTIPAALIIDILLLATLHVSTLHWLLSGIYSMQIQALAALWRLFRGQKWNPLRQRLDSYDYTVKQHVLGSLLFTLLLLLLPTTSVFYIFFSILNSSISLICILIEVIISVIHATPCIKIFLWLVRRRRFPSGIWFEIVSCRSNEIDSPGICCPDKVDSPSENLQWNSSGEKSSILVSFIRSNFSSIGEVVLPHYRNVFSGVSGSFVAKSIHGVLTGKRVSSRLGTFLPPPLPWMFIPYKEYWHLCYDSILACCRT
- the LOC132162586 gene encoding uncharacterized protein LOC132162586 isoform X2 — encoded protein: MRRKCRIWWPKLLSSSEPLSSSLLFGWFLSSSSSASLDIVVAFACSEVSLSHNRSSLEGILHGTNGNMPKSLQDKSSLCMLGQHVVDVSSAGLLLSSGIKDQRNSTCGNACIQNKRGIFRENYGQLACGCHKLDGLLEQCNQASIRNSNWIQVANDFYEQCGGEIYWIPKLHHVHWNGEVVFPCDVHVILYETPSYGVHHFSLHLWNLCEQVKAPFKRPKWVDELHQKKKLLDLDTVILAINSAAAAKILFERHVATGRSFVWFSIICRLLTFMWQLLAMSMASLSTLFYVILQLLHSLLSSISQSWMYITVAKIFNSTLIHIRIRCCQILYWPIFLQENGLRSLSCVEYAEKAALHKHSMWSSLALDVLLGNLIGVALLYNAESACLWVMNFANDITNNLLRTGCVWLMGVPAGFKLNTELAGVLGMISLNAIQIWSTLWVFVGFLSIYVIKGLAISGILFGMTIPAALIIDILLLATLHVSTLHWLLSGIYSMQIQALAALWRLFRGQKWNPLRQRLDSYDYTVKQHVLGSLLFTLLLLLLPTTSVFYIFFSILNSSISLICILIEVIISVIHATPCIKIFLWLVRRRRFPSGIWFEIVSCRSNEIDSPGICCPDKVDSPSENLQWNSSGEKSSILVSFIRSNFSSIGEVVLPHYRNVFSGVSGSFVAKSIHGVLTGKRVSSRLGTFLPPPLPWMFIPYKEYWHLCYDSILACCRT